One Phocoena phocoena chromosome 5, mPhoPho1.1, whole genome shotgun sequence genomic window, TGCAAGTAAGTAgcatttatacatacacattgcAAGGGGGATTTTTCTCAATGAATTTGGAATTTCACTTGCACATCCTGATTAATGGCAAGTAACCAGCAAAGATATCTAAGCATCATTTAATACTAATAGCACTTGTTTTTAACCTGATCTCAATGTCAACTGAGACACACACTAAAAATATGATTAATCAGTTGAGTGACAATTTCCAATGGCACACATTTTGAATGGTAAAAGAATTtggttaaacaaattttaaattgagttccagagggattcattcattcattcatttaacatgtatttattgagtgctgactCCACACTGCTAGGCATTTGGGAATACAGAGATGAACATGatagacaaagtccctgcccccatggaacttacagtctagcacaaaaaaataagcaaaaacctGTAATTTCAATAAAGCATGATAGAGGGctaagaaagaagtaaaaggtgCTATGGGAGACATATTGTAGGAGTAATGAACTTAGTCTAGGGGGTCACGGAAGGCTTCCCCAAAGGAGAAGTGCTGATACCTCTGGCAGGGCGAGTTTTAGCATGGCCTCTCTTGGTGGCATGTGCTCCTCTGAAGCCAAGATCCTCTTCACTTTCAGCCTCATCTGCCATTTTATAGCCCTTGCTTTCAAACATGGAGCCTCCTCTGTTGATAGTCATGCTACTGCTTGCAAACTCTTTGCCATGACTTGAAGTTTTACTACTGGAAGAGACCTCAGGTAGGCCGAGGTGGTGAGAGCTGATATCCCCTAAGTCTGAGACCGTAGAATGGATCTTACTGTCAAGCTCCTTAAACATAGGGGAGAAAAAACCATCATTGTGCCTATGAAAGAAATCATCTAGGTTACCCCTGCCAGACAACTGCAAGTCTAAATCTGTGTCAGTACAGTCAGAGCCATCTTCGGAGTTTACCACTTCTTTGGTCATTTCTGTGTGACCATCGGCATGTGTAATAGTCCTTGTGACGATTTTAGAGCATGAACGATGAGTGGTGGTTGTGTGACCAGAGGTCTTCTCACTACCAATCAGAAGCTCTTTATCTCCTTTAGTAGTGACCAGTTTACCTGTGTGAAGCTCTTTCTTTGTCCCTGGACTTACATTTCCTGACACCTCTTCAAATGTGCCCCAGTCTGGGTTGGAAGGCCTGATGTTCCCATGCCCTGAGCTATCTGGCCTAAAACTTGCAGACAAAGAACTTCCAGTGTTCCAAGTGCCAGCGCTTCCGGGATCAGGATGGCCAGTGTTCCATGTGCCAGCACTTCCGGGCTCAGGGCGTCCAATGTTCCAAGTGCCCGCGCTGCCGGGATCAGGATGGCCAGTGTTCCACGTGCCAGCACTTCCGGGCTCAGGGCGTCCAATGTTCCAAGTGCCCGTGCTGCCGGGATCAGGATGGCCAGTGTTCCAAGTGCCAGCACCTCCAGGTCCATAGATCCCAGGGTTCACACTTCCAATACTACTAGTTCCAGGCTTCCTGGGGCTTTCTGATGCTGATCCTGTTCCATGAGATGCAGAGTCTCCTCTGGCTTGCCCATCTCCACCAAACCTCTCTAACTCCATTTTCATCTGCTGCGTGTCCAGCAGTGCCTTCCACTCTGGAGGGGCCTGCTGAAGCTGGCTCTTGAACTCTCTGGGAATTGGGCCTGGAACTGGCCTCATTTTTATCAGTGGTAAATATTGACTGTCTCTGGAGGGAAGTAAGTCTATGGCAGTAACCTGTTCAAGTTGCTTCTGCTGATCTTTATAGTCCTCCAGATCTACTTTATGTTCTAAAGCCCTATTGCATGACCCTTTGCAAGATCGGATCTTAATATCAATGTCCACctagagggggaggggaagataaagaaaaaaggtaGCTATAATAAACTAGGTCTATTGAGTTCTTAgtagttaatttaatttttggaaactgttctcatttctttgacTTGGAGACCTACCAACCAATACTTCATTTATGTAGTATCCTCAGTGAAAGAGAGGTTGGGTATTCTAAGGCTGGTCAGGATAAGCAATAGGAGTATCTGGATTTATCTTAGAATAAATCAAGAGCAAAGTACTATTCCCTCTGAGAGGAGGCACTGATGATGTGATCCTCTGTGAGACTGAGGCTGAAGACTCAGAGACACAGTGATGTCAGGGACAAGCAGGGGCTGGAATAAGACGCAAGGACTGAGTTTTTGCTTTTGAACTTTACCATTTTACGTGCCCTTGGAAATTTTACTTACTAGCACTGAgattttttcttcatctgtagagtgGGGGAAATAATACTTACTTTGTAGGTAGATGATGGCTATAACACATTGCTTTACATAGAGTAGGCATTTAATGAATGACTATTGCCTTCCTTTCCCTGctattcaaaaacaaagaaatctgGGGTCAGAGCCACATAATTACTCACCTCCAGTCGTTTCATATCTATCAGCTGATCCCTGACATTTTTCTGCAGAAGGTGGATATGCTGTACTTGTTCTATAACTTTGCGCTTCAGGATCTCAATTCTGCTTCTCAGATCTTCTGACACTTGGCtaaatgtattttcattgtctGAAATAGCAAATATGGGTACTGAAGTAGCTGCTGAGTGATTTGCTTGTAATAGCcagcaaaagaaggaaattggCTTATGGATATTCCCCATTTTACTTCTATAATAGTTTGGACATTTAATTTGGGATTTCTAAATCTATTAGGCGTTTGATATTTGGACAATATCCTTCAGTCATTCATGGATATCACTTAAGATGCCTTATTAGTAATCCAAATAAATGCAGAAGACAAGAACTCTGAAATTTTAAAGGCATAATTGAGATAAAATAATCAGTTCGATTACATtccaattatttcattatatcctTAATCAAGGGACGTGAATATATTCTTGGATTTTCTTACTGAAAAGGTTTTCTTCACAGTTATAGATTTGAAATTGTTCCTAAGCTTTTTTTAGGTCAACAAGATCATGCACTTGCCAGTTGCTCTTGCACCATCAACTTTAAATTAGCCATGTGCCTCCCAAGGATATAAAGAGTCAAGGCAAGGTTTCAGGAGCTGAGGCCTTACTAAACTCACTGCCCATGTCCAGAGTGAGTCCAGAGTTTCCTAGTCCTAAGCCTATGAGAAAGAGACAACATGgctctatattttaaattaaacaaaacaaaacaaagcaaaacacttcATAATAAGCTAGGTGGAGTCTGTGGGTTGCACTCCCAGCCCCACCACAGGATAGCTTTGTGCCTTTGGCCTTTGAGAAAGTCCCCTGacctctcagtttcctcctttgttagACAGAAACAGAAGTATCTACTCAAAAGTTTGGGCTCATCTCATTTTCCATGTATACTCTTAAAAAAGAACACACTTTAATTCTAGTCTTTGGTCCAAAATGCTGACTTACTTTGTGACCTTAAAGCAATTCTAAACCAACCTCCTTTACATgatataaataacaaaaacaagCCCCTTCCTTAAAATTCAGGGATATCGTAAAGGTGTATTTTTCTGCATAAAGTACTTTGGAATAAAATCACAGTTGTAATAAGGAGACATCATATCTACTTCTGATTCTTGTTGTTTTGGTTGTGTGCTATAAAGTCAAAGCACTAAGTGTAATACTTACTCTTAGAATTGGTAAAATCTCCTCTCAAAATATCGATTATGTTCCTGGTCAATGTGTTAGAGTCCTTATTGTTCTTCTGATAATCAAATAGTGAatcttttagtttatttattctgtttgtaAAATCTTGATTGACTTCTTCAATCAATCCTTTCATCCTGCAGCCAGAAGGGCATTTGTAGTTCtggaatgaagaggaaaaattACATTAAGAGTCTATCTCTTGGAAACAGACTTATGGGTGCCAAGCAGGAGGGAGGGTCAGGgggaggattgggagtttggg contains:
- the FGA gene encoding fibrinogen alpha chain: MVSVRVLFLVLSVMGAVQAADPSEGEFIAEGGGVRGPRLVEKQQSACKESDWPFCSDEDWNYKCPSGCRMKGLIEEVNQDFTNRINKLKDSLFDYQKNNKDSNTLTRNIIDILRGDFTNSKNNENTFSQVSEDLRSRIEILKRKVIEQVQHIHLLQKNVRDQLIDMKRLEVDIDIKIRSCKGSCNRALEHKVDLEDYKDQQKQLEQVTAIDLLPSRDSQYLPLIKMRPVPGPIPREFKSQLQQAPPEWKALLDTQQMKMELERFGGDGQARGDSASHGTGSASESPRKPGTSSIGSVNPGIYGPGGAGTWNTGHPDPGSTGTWNIGRPEPGSAGTWNTGHPDPGSAGTWNIGRPEPGSAGTWNTGHPDPGSAGTWNTGSSLSASFRPDSSGHGNIRPSNPDWGTFEEVSGNVSPGTKKELHTGKLVTTKGDKELLIGSEKTSGHTTTTHRSCSKIVTRTITHADGHTEMTKEVVNSEDGSDCTDTDLDLQLSGRGNLDDFFHRHNDGFFSPMFKELDSKIHSTVSDLGDISSHHLGLPEVSSSSKTSSHGKEFASSSMTINRGGSMFESKGYKMADEAESEEDLGFRGAHATKRGHAKTRPARDCYDALQTHPSGAQSGIFNIKLPGSSKIFSVYCDQETGLGGWLLIQQRMDGSLNFNRTWQDYKKGFGSLNDKGEGEFWLGNEYLHLLTLRGSILRVELEDWAGKGAYAEYHWRVGSEAEGYALQVSSYEGTAGDALIEGSVEEGTEYTSHAGMRFSTFDRDADKWEDNCAEVYGGGWWYNNCQAANLNGIYYPGGSYDPRDNSPYEIENGVVWVPFRGADYSLRAVRMKIRPFGTQ